A region of Nitrospirota bacterium DNA encodes the following proteins:
- a CDS encoding PIN domain-containing protein, producing MKRPARSLPDTNTIVRYLVADEPAQHAKTKEFFDKVKNGSVKTVILESVITECIYVLTKVYKVPRDRAASSLIDILHYKGIANIDQQVLIRALSLFSDQGLDIVDCILCAKAVADGDHLFTFDADLIKLLRRITT from the coding sequence GTGAAAAGACCGGCAAGAAGTCTTCCTGATACCAACACCATTGTCCGCTATCTTGTGGCTGATGAGCCCGCTCAGCATGCGAAAACTAAAGAATTCTTCGATAAAGTAAAAAACGGCAGTGTCAAAACAGTTATTCTCGAAAGCGTTATCACTGAATGCATCTATGTCCTGACGAAGGTATATAAAGTCCCCAGGGACCGGGCCGCAAGCAGTCTCATCGATATCCTGCACTATAAGGGCATTGCAAATATTGATCAGCAGGTGCTTATCCGGGCATTGTCCCTCTTTTCAGATCAAGGGCTTGATATTGTTGACTGCATCCTCTGCGCCAAGGCCGTGGCAGACGGTGACCACCTTTTCACCTTTGATGCTGACCTGATCAAGCTCCTTCGGCGAATAACTACGTAA
- a CDS encoding response regulator: MRSKVQRILAVDDEQDILELLFYNLSREGFAVTTATDGEEALKMIRAKGFDLVLLDLMLPGMSGLEICRVLRNAPETKNLPIIMLTAKTEEVDRIIGLEMGADDYITKPFSPRELIARVKAVLRRVTKEPVLDRVLVTGDLAINTETYSVTKNDLPLNLSSTEFRLLLHLVEKKGKVFSREHLLSAVWKDEAYVEPRTVDVHISRIRTQIEDNPSMPVYVKTRRGLGYFFDGEVSGGSSVSL, from the coding sequence ATGCGATCCAAAGTTCAAAGGATCCTTGCCGTCGATGATGAGCAGGACATTCTGGAACTGCTTTTCTATAACCTTTCCAGAGAAGGTTTTGCGGTGACTACCGCAACAGACGGCGAGGAAGCTCTGAAGATGATCAGGGCGAAAGGCTTTGATCTCGTCCTTCTTGACCTCATGCTTCCGGGTATGTCTGGCCTGGAGATCTGCCGTGTCCTCAGAAATGCTCCGGAAACAAAGAACCTCCCGATAATCATGCTCACAGCAAAGACTGAAGAGGTGGACAGGATCATCGGTCTTGAAATGGGCGCTGACGACTACATCACAAAGCCTTTCAGTCCGCGGGAACTGATCGCCAGGGTAAAGGCTGTTTTGAGAAGGGTGACGAAAGAGCCGGTCCTGGACAGGGTCCTTGTTACCGGAGATCTTGCGATCAATACCGAGACCTATTCGGTCACTAAGAATGACCTGCCGCTCAATCTCAGCTCTACCGAATTCAGGCTGCTTCTTCATCTTGTCGAAAAAAAGGGGAAGGTATTCAGCCGCGAACATCTCCTGAGTGCCGTCTGGAAGGATGAGGCCTATGTCGAGCCGAGGACCGTTGATGTGCATATAAGCAGGATCAGGACCCAGATAGAGGATAACCCTTCCATGCCGGTCTATGTAAAGACCAGAAGAGGGCTGGGATATTTCTTTGACGGAGAGGTCTCGGGTGGATCATCCGTCAGTCTCTGA
- a CDS encoding glycoside hydrolase family 1 protein, with protein MDHPSVSDIALSQTKRHQFLWGVATSAFQLEGSPHADWTSWDEILSDKPDITDHYKRYREDLCLLRDLGVNAYRFSIEWSRIEPRENSWDEKAVEHYREIVAILRKDNIEPLVTLHHFTHPLWFSRKYPWHEDTSVEKFLAYVKRVVAAIGDVIYWVTFNEPYVLVLAGYFEGCTPPGIKNATLGIRALANILKAHAGAYDIIHEACPHAKVSVAHNMAALAPWSKWNPFDRLLSRIAKYFYNHSLLDAFLTGSLRIKFPFKEELSIAVPIKGKLDFIGVNYYTRIHMRFNPLKAMAVEMRHSDIDGHGLTDMGWEIHPRGLERVLRYASRLNLPLIITENGIATKDSQKKIRFMKRHIDVIEQCKKQGMDIRGYFYWSLIDNYEWLQGLDARFGLYKVDFTSLRRTPTNAAAYYSYLIKSRRF; from the coding sequence GTGGATCATCCGTCAGTCTCTGATATCGCCTTATCTCAAACGAAACGCCATCAGTTTCTCTGGGGTGTTGCGACATCCGCCTTTCAGCTTGAGGGATCGCCGCATGCTGACTGGACATCATGGGATGAGATCCTTTCTGACAAGCCGGACATAACTGACCACTACAAGCGGTATAGAGAAGACCTCTGCCTCCTGAGAGACCTCGGTGTCAATGCCTACCGCTTTTCGATCGAATGGAGCAGGATAGAGCCACGGGAAAACAGCTGGGACGAAAAGGCCGTCGAACATTATAGGGAAATCGTCGCTATTCTCAGAAAAGATAACATCGAACCGCTGGTTACTCTCCATCACTTCACGCACCCCCTCTGGTTCAGCAGGAAATACCCCTGGCATGAGGATACTTCAGTAGAGAAATTTCTTGCGTACGTGAAGCGGGTCGTGGCCGCAATAGGCGATGTGATCTACTGGGTAACCTTCAACGAGCCCTATGTCCTCGTCCTTGCCGGGTATTTTGAAGGATGCACTCCCCCAGGAATAAAAAACGCAACGCTTGGGATCAGGGCACTGGCTAATATCCTTAAGGCGCATGCAGGGGCCTATGACATCATCCATGAGGCCTGCCCGCATGCAAAGGTGAGCGTGGCCCACAATATGGCTGCGCTCGCGCCGTGGAGTAAGTGGAACCCCTTCGACAGACTCCTCTCAAGGATTGCGAAATACTTCTACAATCACTCCCTGCTCGATGCCTTTCTGACCGGCTCACTCAGGATCAAATTCCCCTTTAAAGAAGAGCTGTCCATTGCCGTGCCTATCAAGGGCAAGCTCGACTTCATCGGGGTGAACTACTACACAAGGATACATATGCGGTTCAATCCCCTGAAAGCAATGGCGGTTGAGATGAGACACAGCGACATTGACGGCCACGGACTTACGGATATGGGCTGGGAAATCCATCCCCGCGGTCTCGAAAGGGTACTCCGTTATGCCTCAAGGCTCAATCTCCCTCTCATAATCACGGAAAACGGGATAGCTACAAAGGACAGCCAGAAAAAGATCAGGTTCATGAAGAGACATATCGATGTTATCGAGCAGTGCAAAAAACAGGGCATGGATATCAGGGGTTACTTTTACTGGTCTTTGATCGACAATTATGAGTGGCTTCAGGGGCTGGATGCCCGGTTCGGTCTATACAAGGTTGATTTTACCAGTCTGAGAAGAACGCCGACCAATGCAGCTGCATACTATTCCTATCTTATAAAAAGCAGGCGCTTTTAA
- a CDS encoding SagB/ThcOx family dehydrogenase — MDQSSKTKFRFFLKDSVRQMVDFRNTDQNRGIAPPPVEKPVPEAAHVIELIPPEQLHDISDMNVFTAIANRRSRRVFKTDPLTLKELSFLLWATQGIRKLAAPGTALRVVPSAGCRHAFETYLCVFHVEGVQEGIYRYLPLEHKLLLIAQPADLPSLLSEAALGQDFVGKSAVTFIWTAIPYRMEWRYDIAAHKVIAIDAGHVCQNLYTACEAISAGTCAIAAYHQEAMDELLGIDGDEEFTIYLAPVGKA; from the coding sequence ATGGACCAGTCATCGAAGACCAAATTCCGTTTTTTTCTCAAAGACAGTGTGAGACAGATGGTCGATTTCAGGAATACCGATCAGAACAGAGGGATCGCCCCGCCTCCTGTCGAAAAACCGGTCCCTGAGGCTGCTCATGTCATTGAGCTCATTCCTCCTGAACAACTGCATGACATTTCAGATATGAATGTCTTTACCGCAATTGCCAATAGAAGGAGCCGGCGTGTTTTCAAAACGGATCCGCTTACGCTGAAAGAGCTTTCTTTCCTGCTCTGGGCTACCCAGGGGATCCGAAAGCTTGCTGCACCAGGCACTGCACTCAGGGTTGTCCCGTCTGCAGGCTGCCGCCATGCATTTGAGACCTATCTCTGCGTTTTTCATGTTGAAGGAGTCCAAGAGGGAATTTATCGGTACCTGCCATTAGAACATAAGCTTCTGCTCATAGCACAGCCTGCAGATCTCCCTTCCCTGCTCTCTGAGGCGGCCCTCGGCCAGGACTTCGTTGGAAAGTCGGCGGTCACCTTTATCTGGACTGCCATACCATACCGCATGGAGTGGCGGTATGACATTGCCGCACACAAGGTCATAGCAATCGATGCCGGTCACGTCTGCCAAAACCTGTATACTGCGTGTGAGGCTATCAGCGCAGGCACCTGTGCAATTGCTGCATATCATCAGGAGGCGATGGACGAGCTTCTGGGGATCGATGGGGATGAGGAGTTTACGATCTATCTTGCACCTGTAGGAAAAGCCTGA
- a CDS encoding patatin-like phospholipase family protein: MHAIDRLSAFLSAIALLALMGCAHYNENQPIDSIDPDRGYRYSVVRNQPAEDKPFVLLAFSGGGTRAAALAFGLMEELRTVEYAAQGGARRRLLDDVEIISSVSGGSFTSSYYALFPDRFFSDFPDRFLYRNIEGELVAKLFNPYNWFRLLSSEFSRIDMADEFYHETVFEGRTFADLLRQPKGSVPFLVLNATDISITHRFEFTQDQFDLLCSDLSQVSVSRAVAASSNFPVAFAPMTMNIYNRKPCGPLPGWIDPALSAAANPDRRYFEARSAASYRDQSRSYAHLLDGGLSDNLGLRGPYQAVTTTDSAWSILTQANLSQLGRLIVIAANAKTTKHNEWDRTSSPPGITAVLGVTTSGPMDDVSLDSVQMTGDHFRQMKQLSRTVDSCNKVLARNCPSAKPVTNPIVTDFTFAELSFDRIPDDRLRHCMQELPTSFSLPRKTVDLLRMVGRQLLMTSEPFIKGMQSLDPAWKPHEVVIDKELIAAVCR, translated from the coding sequence ATGCACGCCATAGACAGACTTTCGGCCTTTCTCTCTGCAATTGCGCTTTTGGCACTTATGGGCTGCGCCCACTATAATGAGAACCAGCCGATCGACTCCATTGATCCTGATAGAGGATACCGGTACAGCGTTGTGCGGAATCAGCCTGCAGAGGACAAGCCGTTCGTTCTTCTTGCCTTTTCCGGCGGCGGAACGCGCGCTGCTGCCCTGGCCTTTGGGCTTATGGAAGAACTGCGGACTGTCGAGTATGCCGCACAAGGGGGCGCCAGACGCAGACTCCTGGATGATGTGGAGATCATCTCGTCAGTCTCGGGCGGCAGTTTTACTTCGTCCTATTACGCGCTTTTCCCTGACCGTTTTTTCAGCGACTTCCCTGACCGGTTTCTCTACCGGAACATAGAGGGTGAACTGGTGGCGAAACTTTTCAATCCGTACAACTGGTTCAGGCTTCTCTCTTCGGAATTCAGTCGCATTGATATGGCCGACGAGTTTTACCATGAAACTGTTTTTGAGGGCAGAACCTTTGCAGACCTGCTCCGGCAGCCGAAAGGAAGCGTCCCTTTTCTTGTATTGAACGCTACCGACATCTCAATTACCCATCGCTTTGAATTTACGCAGGACCAGTTCGATCTGCTCTGCTCAGACCTCTCGCAGGTCTCTGTTTCCCGCGCTGTTGCCGCATCATCCAATTTCCCTGTTGCCTTTGCGCCGATGACCATGAACATATACAACAGGAAGCCCTGCGGCCCTCTGCCGGGGTGGATCGACCCTGCGCTTTCTGCTGCTGCGAACCCTGACCGCCGCTACTTTGAAGCGCGCTCTGCAGCTTCGTACCGCGACCAGAGCAGGAGCTATGCCCACCTGCTGGACGGCGGTCTGTCTGACAACCTCGGCCTGCGGGGGCCCTATCAGGCGGTGACCACGACAGACAGCGCATGGAGCATCCTGACCCAGGCCAATCTGTCGCAGCTTGGCAGGCTGATCGTAATTGCAGCCAACGCAAAGACGACCAAACATAATGAGTGGGACAGGACGAGCTCGCCGCCCGGGATCACTGCCGTGCTGGGTGTTACCACGAGCGGACCGATGGACGATGTCTCCCTTGACAGCGTTCAAATGACCGGGGATCACTTCAGACAGATGAAGCAGCTGTCACGTACCGTAGATTCCTGCAACAAGGTCCTTGCACGCAACTGTCCTTCGGCAAAGCCGGTCACCAACCCCATTGTTACGGATTTCACCTTTGCCGAGCTTTCATTTGACCGGATACCGGACGACCGCCTGCGTCACTGCATGCAGGAGCTTCCGACCTCATTCAGCCTGCCGCGTAAGACCGTGGACCTCCTGCGCATGGTCGGAAGGCAGCTTTTGATGACATCTGAGCCGTTCATCAAGGGTATGCAGTCACTCGACCCGGCATGGAAGCCGCACGAGGTTGTGATAGATAAGGAGCTTATCGCCGCTGTCTGCCGGTAA
- a CDS encoding phosphotransferase, translating into MLLCDFHIHTTYSDGSVELRRTIDLFGQAGFDVIAITDHAVNGDNPVGKLAHRFKYSITAANFGQYMAHIREEAERALDKYGMLVIPGIEITKNHLTTDNSAHMLIIDIKDFIPACISYEEIFLEAKKQNALTIACHPHYMSAKSDRDTLFLWNNRDKYARYIDAWEIANRDDVFNVISLKKYPYIANSDFHKPRHLYSWKTLLNCTKDTDAVKQCIKHNKGVALTLFRN; encoded by the coding sequence ATGCTTCTGTGTGATTTTCACATACACACAACATACTCAGATGGGTCAGTAGAACTCAGAAGGACCATTGACCTTTTCGGACAGGCCGGCTTTGATGTTATTGCAATAACAGACCATGCAGTAAATGGTGATAATCCGGTGGGCAAGCTTGCACACCGTTTTAAATATTCTATAACGGCGGCAAATTTTGGCCAATATATGGCCCATATAAGAGAAGAGGCCGAAAGGGCTCTCGACAAGTATGGCATGCTCGTAATTCCCGGCATCGAAATAACCAAGAACCATCTCACTACAGATAACTCGGCACATATGCTTATCATTGATATCAAGGACTTTATACCCGCCTGCATAAGTTATGAAGAGATATTCCTTGAGGCAAAGAAGCAGAACGCCCTGACCATAGCCTGCCACCCGCATTATATGTCGGCCAAGAGCGACCGGGACACCCTTTTCCTCTGGAACAACAGGGACAAATATGCCCGGTACATCGATGCATGGGAAATCGCCAACAGAGATGACGTCTTTAATGTGATAAGCCTGAAGAAGTATCCGTATATCGCAAACAGCGATTTCCATAAACCGAGACATCTGTACTCCTGGAAGACACTTCTGAACTGCACAAAAGACACCGACGCTGTCAAACAATGCATTAAACATAACAAGGGTGTTGCCTTGACACTCTTTAGAAATTAG
- the lexA gene encoding repressor LexA, which translates to MNNLTDRQQEILDFLKAYALRHGYPPTFREIGEHFEFGWAASRAHLKAIERKGFLRIIPSKSRGIDLPDRQNAPQGRMIPVAGRIRAGQPILAFEDIESHIFVDSTLFPAEDAFSLMVVGDSMIDAGIYNGDYVVVKPQQVIKNGEIGIVLIGDEATVKRVYISKGQVTLQPENSTMQPVTYRINEISIIGKVLGVIRKM; encoded by the coding sequence ATGAACAACTTAACCGACAGACAACAGGAGATTCTGGATTTTCTGAAGGCCTATGCACTCAGGCATGGGTACCCGCCAACCTTCAGGGAGATAGGTGAGCATTTCGAGTTTGGATGGGCTGCCTCAAGGGCGCATCTCAAGGCGATCGAGCGAAAAGGGTTTCTCAGGATAATCCCGTCGAAGTCAAGGGGAATAGATCTGCCGGACAGACAGAATGCGCCACAAGGCCGTATGATTCCGGTAGCCGGCAGGATTAGGGCAGGGCAGCCCATCCTTGCCTTTGAAGATATTGAGTCTCATATATTTGTGGACAGCACACTTTTCCCCGCTGAAGATGCATTCTCTTTAATGGTCGTGGGAGACAGCATGATAGATGCCGGCATATACAACGGCGACTACGTCGTGGTGAAGCCGCAGCAGGTTATAAAAAACGGAGAGATCGGCATTGTGCTGATCGGCGATGAGGCAACCGTTAAAAGGGTATATATAAGCAAGGGGCAGGTAACGCTGCAACCGGAAAACAGTACTATGCAGCCGGTCACTTATCGGATCAATGAGATCTCGATCATCGGCAAAGTCCTGGGCGTTATCAGGAAGATGTAA
- a CDS encoding GGDEF domain-containing protein: MKNSEALNSVLKQLSADVKLFIELSLRETDDSWDEWLSLTTQGVVVKCWEKKNCRNTDCPAFMRTDGRCWLIAGTMCSGKVRGEFALKYKSCTQCEVYQESVFGDPVTEIYEHLLTLVHSFRHTQDKLRSLATRDPLTGLHNRNYFNEIIMNEVARTKRYGNSFSIVMLDIDNFKWVNDNYGHVFGDKLLRDCAAIMSEAVRASDIIVRFGGDEFLVVIPEHDSMMCQEIINRIRDRIDDWNLSYSSADYSLAVSAGCANFLPGKEIMSVLKEADTRMYANKGRG; this comes from the coding sequence ATGAAAAATTCAGAGGCCTTAAACAGTGTGCTCAAGCAGCTGTCTGCTGACGTGAAATTGTTCATCGAACTGTCCCTCAGGGAAACAGACGACTCCTGGGACGAATGGCTAAGCCTGACAACACAGGGTGTGGTTGTTAAATGCTGGGAAAAGAAAAACTGCCGGAATACGGACTGTCCGGCCTTTATGAGAACCGATGGAAGATGCTGGCTGATCGCCGGCACCATGTGCAGCGGCAAGGTCAGGGGAGAGTTTGCCCTGAAATACAAGAGCTGCACACAGTGCGAGGTGTATCAGGAATCTGTCTTCGGAGATCCGGTCACCGAAATATATGAACATCTGCTGACCCTTGTCCACAGTTTCAGGCACACGCAGGACAAATTAAGAAGCCTTGCCACCAGGGATCCCCTGACCGGGCTGCATAACAGGAACTATTTCAATGAGATCATCATGAATGAAGTGGCGCGGACCAAGCGTTACGGCAATTCCTTCTCGATCGTCATGCTCGATATAGACAATTTCAAATGGGTCAATGACAACTACGGCCATGTCTTTGGGGACAAGCTGCTACGGGATTGTGCAGCAATTATGTCCGAGGCGGTCAGGGCCTCTGATATTATCGTCCGGTTCGGTGGTGACGAGTTCCTTGTGGTAATTCCGGAACATGACAGCATGATGTGTCAGGAGATTATCAACAGGATCAGGGACAGGATCGACGACTGGAACCTCTCCTATTCCAGCGCAGACTATTCTCTTGCTGTCAGTGCAGGCTGTGCCAATTTTCTTCCGGGCAAAGAGATCATGTCTGTTCTGAAAGAAGCGGACACCAGGATGTACGCAAACAAGGGGAGAGGGTAG
- the dinB gene encoding DNA polymerase IV — MSTMIICIDMDAFFASVEQQVNPKLRGKPIAVIGSGGRTVVTTRSYEARKFGVKTGMNIYEAKKLCPHLILVVGDNEKYTHTCRELSVIYNRYTPDIEIYSIDEAFLDVTTTHYLFGGPVAIGLSIKKEVKDQFGINCTVGIAPNILMAKLASDIAKPDGLKWIRPEDTERVLKDLPVKELWGIGSATAERLEQFGIRTCGELGRAPVSLLRSKFGIMGETLKHMGLGRCDRPLIVKEEDPKSIGHSMTLPKDISDGEAIKAELLKLSSMVGRRARKHGFVGKKITLTIRYADFKTFTKQATLQAHTNCTHEIYHNALTVLDSISLADKVRLLGVSLSQLMRQNDDQLALFNDDEKERSILRAVDSLNDKFGDFTVTWASYLKTIEPQSVISPAWRPSGVRNLNIKN, encoded by the coding sequence ATGTCCACTATGATCATCTGCATAGATATGGATGCCTTCTTTGCCTCTGTGGAGCAGCAGGTTAATCCCAAACTCAGGGGCAAACCCATAGCGGTTATCGGTTCGGGAGGCAGGACCGTCGTCACTACGCGTTCCTATGAGGCCCGAAAATTCGGCGTAAAGACAGGGATGAATATCTACGAGGCGAAAAAGCTTTGTCCCCATCTCATCCTGGTAGTCGGCGATAACGAAAAATACACCCATACCTGCAGGGAACTTTCAGTAATCTATAATCGATATACGCCTGATATCGAGATCTACTCAATTGATGAGGCCTTTCTTGACGTGACCACAACCCATTATCTCTTTGGCGGCCCGGTGGCAATAGGATTATCCATCAAAAAAGAGGTGAAAGATCAGTTCGGTATCAACTGCACGGTCGGGATAGCGCCCAATATCCTCATGGCAAAACTGGCAAGCGACATCGCAAAGCCGGACGGTCTCAAATGGATAAGGCCTGAAGATACGGAACGAGTGCTTAAAGACCTCCCGGTCAAAGAGCTCTGGGGCATCGGGTCAGCCACTGCGGAAAGACTTGAGCAATTCGGCATCAGGACTTGTGGCGAACTGGGCAGAGCGCCGGTCAGCCTGTTAAGGAGCAAATTCGGCATCATGGGGGAAACCTTGAAGCATATGGGACTGGGCCGCTGCGACAGACCCCTCATTGTTAAGGAAGAAGACCCGAAATCCATAGGACATAGCATGACTCTGCCAAAAGATATATCTGACGGTGAGGCCATAAAGGCAGAATTGCTCAAATTAAGCTCCATGGTCGGCAGGCGGGCAAGAAAGCACGGTTTTGTCGGCAAGAAGATAACGCTTACCATACGGTATGCCGATTTTAAGACCTTTACAAAACAGGCCACGCTACAGGCCCATACCAATTGCACTCACGAGATCTACCATAACGCCCTAACTGTCCTGGATTCGATAAGTCTTGCTGACAAGGTCAGGCTGCTTGGTGTCAGCCTCTCGCAACTAATGAGGCAGAACGACGACCAGTTGGCACTGTTTAATGATGATGAAAAGGAAAGGTCCATATTAAGGGCGGTTGACAGCCTCAACGACAAGTTTGGCGATTTTACGGTCACCTGGGCATCATATCTGAAAACGATAGAACCACAAAGTGTCATATCCCCGGCATGGAGACCCAGTGGCGTCCGGAACCTCAATATAAAAAACTGA
- a CDS encoding AbrB/MazE/SpoVT family DNA-binding domain-containing protein: MTTSAVKITQKGQVTIPKEIREKLKASAVYFEVENDTVMIRPVRDAAASLSEYTGSVRPGVSMKQMKDRAWEVAVREKTGKKSS, translated from the coding sequence ATGACGACCTCTGCAGTCAAAATCACGCAAAAGGGACAGGTGACGATCCCAAAAGAGATCCGGGAAAAGCTCAAGGCCAGTGCCGTCTATTTCGAGGTTGAAAATGATACGGTTATGATCAGGCCGGTAAGAGACGCTGCCGCTTCACTCAGCGAATACACAGGCAGCGTTAGACCTGGGGTGAGCATGAAGCAGATGAAAGACAGGGCATGGGAGGTGGCTGTCCGTGAAAAGACCGGCAAGAAGTCTTCCTGA
- a CDS encoding methyltransferase domain-containing protein, protein MRWDAAKYDATHSPQSDVGRDLIAMAKVKADDHVLDIGCGTGTLTLKLARLAAGGKVVGLDPSAEMLEIAGQKAQAAGNITLIRRSAQEMNFSAEFDIAFSNSALQWIPEQEAVMALTYRALKNGGRLALQVPAKDFCWELTDNIHIAAGVVGMQSAFSKMGSPWRFPLKEEFGALLQDAGFSDVQTFYREYKLSFASINDVLDWGESAALRPYLPLMNEEKQERFKYAFAMNFENYRTERGIEFEFRRLFALAEKR, encoded by the coding sequence ATGAGATGGGATGCAGCAAAGTACGACGCAACACATTCGCCCCAGAGCGATGTTGGCAGGGACCTGATTGCCATGGCCAAGGTAAAGGCCGATGATCATGTATTGGACATCGGCTGCGGCACGGGAACGCTTACCCTGAAACTCGCGCGTCTGGCGGCAGGAGGAAAGGTTGTGGGGCTCGATCCATCCGCAGAGATGCTTGAAATTGCTGGACAGAAGGCCCAAGCTGCAGGCAACATCACGCTGATACGGAGATCCGCACAGGAGATGAACTTCAGCGCAGAATTCGATATCGCCTTTTCGAATTCTGCGCTCCAGTGGATACCGGAGCAGGAAGCGGTCATGGCCCTCACCTACAGGGCATTGAAGAACGGGGGCAGGCTTGCGCTTCAGGTGCCGGCAAAGGATTTCTGCTGGGAACTGACGGATAATATCCATATTGCAGCCGGCGTGGTAGGCATGCAGTCGGCCTTCTCGAAGATGGGGTCTCCGTGGAGATTTCCGTTAAAGGAAGAATTTGGCGCTCTTCTGCAGGATGCCGGATTTTCAGATGTACAAACCTTTTACCGGGAATATAAGCTTTCCTTTGCAAGCATAAACGATGTGCTCGACTGGGGAGAATCTGCCGCGTTAAGGCCGTATCTGCCGCTTATGAACGAAGAAAAGCAGGAGCGGTTCAAATATGCCTTTGCGATGAACTTTGAGAACTACCGGACAGAAAGGGGTATAGAGTTCGAGTTCAGAAGGCTTTTCGCCCTTGCTGAAAAAAGATAG